One Coccinella septempunctata chromosome 1, icCocSept1.1, whole genome shotgun sequence DNA window includes the following coding sequences:
- the LOC123320546 gene encoding sushi, von Willebrand factor type A, EGF and pentraxin domain-containing protein 1 → MLVIGGWTTSRSSVSDWLRTVVFLAVSSWITNVSSSDIRCPHPAVPVNAELTLSKTDLTYGTIASYKCKEGFELFGNSEVVCQQSGRWKGELPFCGTNVAYRKPSNQSTSVRGGSAENANSGQKAESENSKCSETQKEASPWWSVDLLKPYPVKVVRITTRGCCGHQPLQDLEIRVGNSSGQLQRNPLCAWFPGTLDEGITKSFTCARNIIGQYVFLQLVGVDGSLSLCDVEVFTSDELSIDDCSPPGAPADLQLTSFNRTCYEFGVTQGRSFKDARSYCQKFKGDLVHGMGRSATSFLYSELERRKSSFKTQLVWIGAQKEPNKASRTWRWTNGEIISGPAWGSDQPNNYNGEQNCVVLDGGRKWLWNDVGCNLDYLHWICQYEPSSCGSPDKKENTTIIGTDYRIGSIVQYKCPEGHMLVGEPSRRCLNNGVWSGGPPSCRYVNCGPLPDIEHGYVTLKESRTTFGAQAVYTCGDNYTLVGNKMRECDENGIWSDSAPQCLFTWCDDPPGIEGGVVKVVGKKAGDVAVYSCEPGFLLMGKPTLTCEFGGKWLGKTPSCRYIDCGPPPRIQKGSYQLLNETTFLDSVVEYTCDADYWIDGEKFQRCTSEGKWSGDTPSCELITCPEPDVPPGSYVVGYDFNVNSVIEYHCEAGHVLKGQSTLTCLRSGEWSGIVPICEFIDCGQVPPLIHGEVIHTNKSTYLFSEITYKCSKGYRLVGPSKRTCTESKQWSETMPKCEEIRCPEPILAEHSILSVTNNDRMYGRTLIKTSESSSASIATYKVSALVKYRCERGYKIIGESLSTCEETGQWSGAVPECSYVDCGEPEAVNHGKVILTSNATYYGAIALYSCETNYELDGVSRRICLENATWSLQPPICREIQCKSPEVHNGASFTVDTYSAGGTMQYSCPRGHNMQGNATRQCLSTGKWSGRPPLCVPVECVEPKKLENGHVIITNGTIYNSAIEYHCIPGFKRVGPYLRKCLETGNWSGEEPRCEVAIEEPQESSNLGQNMGIGASIVVILLILLGLIYLKLKTPVPVKNTDNIQSAEMKDDRSASVVSYSTFSDRNGYRMPSSIYSNVDDENMYNSPYEETGGESETYEPEPVGNAITINGVSVR, encoded by the exons atatcaGATGTCCGCATCCTGCAGTTCCAGTTAACGCCGAACTGACACTCAGCAAGACTGATTTGACTTACGGGACTATAGCTTCCTACAAATGTAAAGAAGGGTTTGAACTTTTTGGCAATAGTGAGGTAGTTTGTCAACAATCTGGAAGATGGAAAGGAGAATTACCATTTTGCG GTACCAACGTAGCATACAGAAAACCAAGCAATCAGTCCACATCTGTGAGAGGCGGAAGTGCAGAGAACGCAAACAGTGGACAAAAAGCCGAATCAGAAAACTCGAAATGCTCTGAAACCCAAAAGGAAGCTAGCCCGTGGTGGAGCGTCGATCTTCTGAAGCCTTATCCAGTGAAGGTTGTCCGGATCACCACCAGAGGTTGTTGTGGTCATCAGCCCCTGCAGGATTTAGAAATACGGGTTGGAAATAGCAGTGGTCAACTTCAGAGGAATCCTCTATGTGCATGGTTTCCTGGGACCTTAG atgAAGGCATCACAAAATCATTCACGTGTGCGAGAAATATAATTGGTCAATATGTCTTCCTGCAATTGGTTGGAGTGGATGGATCCCTGTCACTTTGCGATGTAGAGGTATTTACGTCAGATG AGCTCTCCATAGATGATTGCTCTCCACCAGGTGCACCCGCAGATTTGCAGTTGACCTCATTCAACAGAACCTGCTACGAATTCGGTGTGACACAAGGAAGGTCGTTCAAAGATGCCCGATCTTATTGTCAAAAGTTCAAAGGCGACCTGGTCCACGGTATGGGAAGAAGTGCGACGTCATTCCTTTACTCGGAGTTGGAGAGGAGGAAAAGCTCCTTCAAAACTCAGCTGGTTTGGATAGGAGCGCAGAAGGAACCCAATAAAGCATCGAGGACATGGAGGTGGACTAATG GAGAAATAATCTCGGGTCCAGCATGGGGCAGTGATCAACCAAATAACTACAACGGAGAACAAAACTGCGTGGTTCTGGATGGTGGTAGGAAATGGCTCTGGAACGATGTTGGCTGCAATTTGGATTACTTACATTGGATCTGCCAATATG AACCATCAAGTTGTGGGAGTCCCGATAAGAAAGAGAACACAACCATAATAGGCACAGACTACAGAATCGGATCCATTGTACAATATAAATGCCCCGAAGGCCACATGCTAGTTGGGGAACCATCGAGGCGCTGTTTAAACAATGGCGTTTGGTCTGGGGGGCCTCCCTCCTGTAGAT ATGTGAATTGTGGCCCTCTTCCCGACATTGAACATGGCTACGTGACGTTGAAAGAAAGCCGAACAACGTTCGGGGCACAGGCTGTATATACCTGCGGGGATAACTACACGCTGGTCGGGAACAAAATGAGAGAATGCGACGAGAACGGAATATGGTCGGATAGTGCACCGCAATGTCTTTTTACTTGGTGCGATGATCCGCCTGGTATTGAAGGTGGAGTGGTGAAAGTGGTCGGGAAAAAAGCAGGAGATGTGGCCGTTTACTCCTGCGAACCTGGATTCTTGTTGATGGGAAAACCG ACTCTCACCTGTGAATTTGGAGGAAAATGGTTGGGAAAAACTCCCTCCTGTAGATACATCGACTGCGGACCACCCCCAAGGATACAGAAAGGATCCTACCAACTCCTCAACGAAACAACCTTTCTAGACAGTGTGGTTGAATACACGTGTGATGCAGATTACTGGATAGATGGCGAGAAATTCCAAAGGTGTACGAGTGAAGGGAAATGGTCGGGAGATACGCCTTCTTGTGAAT TAATAACCTGTCCAGAACCTGATGTTCCACCTGGAAGCTACGTTGTGGGTTATGACTTCAACGTGAACTCTGTAATCGAATACCATTGCGAAGCCGGTCATGTTTTGAAGGGGCAGTCGACGCTCACTTGTTTAAGGTCAGGAGAATGGTCGGGAATTGTTCCTATTTGTGAAT TCATCGATTGCGGTCAGGTTCCTCCACTAATCCACGGAGAAGTAATTCACACGAACAAATCGACCTATCTGTTCAGCGAAATCACATACAAATGTTCCAAAGGATATAGACTTGTTGGGCCATCGAAAAGAACGTGTACGGAAAGCAAGCAGTGGAGTGAAACAATGCCAAAATGCGAAG AGATACGTTGTCCAGAACCCATCTTGGCCGAACACAGTATCCTGTCCGTTACCAACAACGACAGGATGTACGGAAGGACCTTGATCAAAACGTCGGAGTCGAGCAGCGCATCCATTGCCACTTATAAAGTGTCAGCCCTGGTTAAGTACCGATGCGAAAGAGGATACAAAATCATCGGAGAATCTCTGAGTACATGCGAAGAGACCGGTCAGTGGAGTGGGGCTGTTCCAGAGTGTTCAT ATGTGGATTGTGGAGAACCAGAAGCTGTGAACCACGGCAAAGTGATTTTAACCTCGAACGCAACCTATTATGGAGCTATCGCCCTGTATTCCTGTGAAACCAATTACGAGCTTGATGGCGTTTCCAGAAGAATTTGCTTGGAGAATGCTACATGGAGTCTCCAGCCCCCAATCTGTAGAG aAATACAATGCAAGTCGCCAGAAGTTCACAATGGAGCTTCATTCACGGTGGATACTTACAGTGCGGGTGGTACAATGCAATACAGTTGTCCAAGGGGCCACAATATGCAAGGAAATGCTACTAGGCAATGTCTATCCACTGGAAAGTGGAGTGGGAGACCACCTTTATGTGTTC CTGTGGAGTGCGTGGAGCCCAAGAAACTGGAAAACGGACATGTAATCATCACTAATGGTACAATTTATAATAGTGCAATTGAGTACCATTGCATACCTGGATTCAAAAGAGTGGGACCGTATCTCAGAAAATGTTTAGAGACTGGCAACTGGTCAGGAGAAGAGCCAAGATGTGAAG TTGCTATCGAAGAACCTCAAGAGAGCTCTAACTTGGGACAGAATATGGGCATAGGAGCCAGCATCGTTGTGATACTTTTAATATTATTAGGATTAATTTATTTGAAACT gaAGACGCCCGTTCCTGTGAAAAATACCGACAATATCCAGAGCGCGGAGATGAAAGACGACAGGAGCGCATCGGTGGTGAGCTACTCGACTTTCAGCGACAGGAACGGCTACAGGATGCCATCCTCGATCTATTCGAACGTAGACGACGAAAACATGTACAATTCCCCATACGAAGAAACGGGCGGAGAGAGCGAGACATACGAGCCTGAACCTGTCGGTAACGCCATCACTATCAATGGCGTTTCTGTGCGATga